A single window of Gemmatimonadota bacterium DNA harbors:
- a CDS encoding glutamate mutase L, which produces MDKLDVIIATDCGSTTTKAILIEKKGDVYRQTYRGEAPTTVEAPYEDVTRGVLNAIQEVEELSGRQILDGETIITPAEDHRGVDIYISTSSAGGGLQMMVGGVIQAMTGESAQRCALGAGAIVMDILASNDGRQPHEKIERIRQLRPDMVLLSGGTDGGTISHVVELAEFISAADPKPRFGSGYQLPVIYAGNKDAAPEIERTLGDKTALTITENIRPTLEEENLGPARHVIHDLFLEHVMAQAPGYRKLISWTGAPIMPTPGAVGLMMQTVSKQQNINVVGVDIGGATTDVFSVFDDIFNRTVSANLGMSYSVSNVLAEAGLNDVMRWVPFKIDEADLRDRIKNKMIRPTTIPQMLEELQVEQAIAREALRLAFVQHRALAVGLKGVQAERTLSDVFDQSAGGESLIKMRDLDLLVGSGGVLSHAPRRMQTAAMLIDAFQPEGITRLAVDSIFMMPHLGVLSSVNEIAATQVFERDCLIYLGTCIAPIVQGKIGTPCTQYEIGLPDGTQSGTLNIGDLLHFPLEADREAHLTLQPERNTDAGAGPGRELNTTVKGGTAGLILDGRGRPIVFAENQSERADQISQWSETLDLYPR; this is translated from the coding sequence ATGGATAAACTCGACGTCATCATCGCTACCGATTGCGGCAGCACCACGACCAAAGCCATCTTGATAGAAAAAAAGGGCGATGTCTATCGCCAGACCTATCGAGGCGAAGCGCCTACCACAGTTGAAGCCCCCTATGAAGACGTCACGCGCGGCGTACTCAACGCCATTCAAGAAGTCGAAGAACTCTCCGGCAGACAAATTCTCGACGGCGAAACCATCATCACACCCGCAGAAGATCATCGCGGGGTTGACATCTACATTTCTACCAGCAGCGCAGGCGGCGGCCTGCAAATGATGGTCGGCGGCGTCATTCAGGCCATGACCGGCGAAAGCGCACAGCGCTGCGCCCTCGGCGCAGGCGCAATTGTCATGGACATTCTCGCGTCCAACGACGGGCGGCAGCCCCACGAAAAAATCGAACGCATTCGCCAATTGCGCCCCGATATGGTGCTCCTTTCGGGCGGCACAGATGGCGGCACCATTTCACACGTTGTCGAACTGGCTGAATTTATCTCGGCAGCCGACCCCAAACCGCGATTTGGCTCGGGATATCAACTCCCCGTCATTTACGCGGGAAACAAAGATGCCGCGCCGGAAATCGAACGCACTCTGGGCGACAAAACAGCCCTCACCATCACGGAAAACATCCGCCCCACGCTCGAAGAAGAAAACCTCGGACCGGCTCGACACGTGATCCACGACCTCTTTCTCGAACACGTCATGGCGCAAGCACCCGGCTATCGAAAACTCATCTCCTGGACAGGTGCGCCCATCATGCCCACACCCGGCGCAGTTGGCCTCATGATGCAAACCGTCTCCAAACAACAAAATATCAATGTCGTAGGCGTTGACATAGGCGGTGCCACCACCGACGTGTTCAGTGTTTTTGACGATATCTTCAACCGCACGGTATCTGCCAACCTCGGCATGTCCTACAGCGTATCCAACGTACTCGCCGAAGCGGGCCTCAACGACGTCATGCGCTGGGTACCTTTCAAAATCGACGAAGCCGACCTGCGAGACCGCATCAAAAACAAAATGATCCGCCCTACCACAATTCCGCAAATGCTCGAAGAACTTCAGGTCGAACAGGCCATTGCCCGCGAAGCCCTGCGCCTGGCCTTTGTCCAGCACCGCGCACTGGCCGTGGGTCTCAAAGGCGTACAGGCAGAGCGCACCCTATCCGATGTATTTGACCAATCCGCAGGCGGCGAAAGCCTCATCAAAATGCGCGACCTCGACCTCCTCGTCGGAAGCGGCGGCGTTCTATCTCACGCCCCGCGTCGAATGCAAACAGCCGCCATGCTCATCGACGCCTTCCAGCCCGAAGGCATCACGCGCCTCGCCGTTGACAGCATCTTTATGATGCCACACCTCGGCGTGCTCTCATCGGTCAACGAAATCGCCGCCACGCAAGTTTTTGAACGCGACTGCCTCATTTACCTCGGCACGTGTATCGCGCCCATCGTACAGGGCAAAATCGGCACACCCTGTACGCAATACGAAATCGGCCTTCCCGACGGAACTCAATCGGGTACCCTGAATATTGGCGACCTTCTACACTTCCCGCTCGAAGCCGATCGAGAAGCACACCTCACCTTGCAACCCGAGCGCAACACAGACGCAGGTGCAGGGCCGGGTAGAGAACTGAACACCACAGTCAAAGGGGGCACCGCCGGGCTGATCCTCGACGGACGCGGTCGCCCCATTGTATTTGCCGAAAATCAATCCGAACGCGCCGATCAAATAAGCCAGTGGAGCGAGACCCTCGACCTCTATCCCCGGTAA